Below is a genomic region from Fusarium oxysporum Fo47 chromosome XI, complete sequence.
TTTATCTCATCCTTTGCAAGAGACGAGCTGACTTTTGCCAACAGAGCTTGCTGCTTCCATTATTACCACCAAGTCCCCATCACTACAGTCCCTACCACTTATGAACGACACATTCTTAACCTCTGCCCTGACACCGCCGAGCATTTACGACGACTGTCTAACACATCTCGCGGCATGCTGCCACTTAATCCACGACGAAATCATCCCTCTCTTCAACGGGATCGTACCCGCACAATCACCAACTCACGAACCATACTCACTTGTTTGGTCAACATGGTCCAAACTTTGGGCAAGATGCGTCCAATGGTTTCGTGACCGTCCTCCCGATATGGTCCCCTTGCTGGAAAGCCCCGAAGTTGACCACGCaacctccaccaacaccCCATTTACAGCAGATGTCTATTCAAGCGCGATCGCGGTCCAAGCAAACCTAGCGATTCATTTTTCAGCCCTTCTGCTGCTCTCATATAAACCACGCTTAGTCAAATTGTCATCGATTCCGCATCGCTTagcctcaagaagctggcatGCTCAAAAACTCGCCAAACTTGCTCTGTGGAATAACTTTTCTGATCAATGGGACCCTGTCGTGGTTGCAACTGTTGTTCGTGTAGCGAGAGATATGACATATCCATCCCAGCAGGAAGCATTACTCTCATGTTTCCAGCGAATTGGGGATGCGACCAAGATCCCTCTACAGACCGAGATTGCGGATCTGCAGCATTTTTGGTCTTCCTCTAGACATAGCAGCGCACCGACAAACACGCACCCCTGACACTTTATGATAGCGGACTGGACAAGATAGGGCCATAAGAGTCGTAATAAATCAATTGTTTTCCGTTACTTTGTTGATTCCAATTCATCCTTCCATGGTATAGACACTTGCGCTCCCCTTCGCACGACTGTCTTCGACGATGCCCAAATTCCTGACCTGACAGCCTTCTCAATGTCGAACTGCTCCGACCGTTGCTCAGCGCCTGCAAGCTCAACTGCATAAGCACCGATGAATGTGTCACCAGCAGCAGTCGTGTCCACAACTTCAACCTTGAGAGCAGGGATGAGACCCTTTGTTCCTGTGTCGTTGGCATAGTATGCTCCTCTACCGCCCAGAGTAATCACAACATTCCTTACGCCTCGAGCAAGGAAACCAGCAGCGGCCTTTTCAACAACTGAGATGTCTTCAAACTCGGACTCGTCCTTGTCTGACAACAAAGCCGCTTCGGTCTCGTTGAGGATCAGATGTGCTAGACCTTGGTAAATCTCTGCTGGGAGTACTTGAGCGGGGGCAGGGTTGAGCAGAACAGGAGTTCCTGTCGTCTTGGCGGCTTTGAACGCCTGGATGACTGTCTCCAGAGGGATCTCAAGCTGCATGATAAGCAATGACGGTGTTGGACCAGGAATCTTAGAGAAGTGGCTCGGTTGCAGAGAATTGTTGGCTCCTGGTGATAAGATGATGCGGTTTTGACCGGTCGGTTCATCAACAATGATCATGGCAATTCCACTCTGTGACTCGGCGCCTCCATCTTTGTTCACAGTGATAGATTCCGTTCCAACATCATACGACtcgaggctgtcaaggagTACGGACCCATAAGCATCAGCTCCAATGGCACCAATCATGGCAACATCAACGCTTGGGTTCTTCAGATCAGAAGTTCTAGAAAGCTTCGCACAAGCAACAGCTTGGTTGGCACCCTTTCCACCGGGGAAGACATTGAACCGGCTTGAAGTTATTGTCTCACCAGGGAGGGGATGATGAGGGACATATGATACGAGGTCGATGTTCAGTGATCCGAGGACACTGACGACTGGTCTTGGTGACGCCATGGCGTTTATTTGGAGAATATGAATGTTTGTAGATAATTAG
It encodes:
- a CDS encoding Ribokinase-like protein is translated as MASPRPVVSVLGSLNIDLVSYVPHHPLPGETITSSRFNVFPGGKGANQAVACAKLSRTSDLKNPSVDVAMIGAIGADAYGSVLLDSLESYDVGTESITVNKDGGAESQSGIAMIIVDEPTGQNRIILSPGANNSLQPSHFSKIPGPTPSLLIMQLEIPLETVIQAFKAAKTTGTPVLLNPAPAQVLPAEIYQGLAHLILNETEAALLSDKDESEFEDISVVEKAAAGFLARGVRNVVITLGGRGAYYANDTGTKGLIPALKVEVVDTTAAGDTFIGAYAVELAGAEQRSEQFDIEKAVRSGIWASSKTVVRRGAQVSIPWKDELESTK